From Brucella pseudogrignonensis, a single genomic window includes:
- a CDS encoding DinB family protein — MEQHFQMFAYYNRWANELLYSAAADLSDVDYRLDLGLFFGSIHRTFNHLLVTDRIWMKRFTGEGDHPNKLDAIITDDFIKLRDLRKAEDERICKYIESMNAERLAGRFTYMTTTNVRTISQRLAPALGHLFNHQTHHRGQIHAALTRLSADAPSLDLIQFQRNEAGRRFA, encoded by the coding sequence ATGGAACAGCACTTTCAAATGTTCGCCTATTACAATCGCTGGGCCAATGAGTTGCTGTATTCCGCAGCTGCCGATTTGAGCGATGTGGATTACAGGCTCGACCTCGGCCTTTTCTTCGGCTCGATCCATCGAACCTTTAATCATCTCCTCGTAACAGACCGTATCTGGATGAAACGTTTCACCGGCGAAGGCGATCATCCAAACAAGCTTGATGCCATTATAACCGATGACTTCATCAAACTACGCGACCTGCGAAAAGCTGAAGATGAGCGTATCTGCAAATATATTGAAAGCATGAATGCCGAACGGCTTGCAGGCCGCTTCACCTATATGACAACGACCAATGTGCGAACCATCAGCCAACGGCTTGCGCCAGCACTGGGTCATTTGTTCAATCATCAGACGCACCATCGCGGACAAATTCATGCGGCACTCACCCGTTTGAGTGCGGATGCTCCCTCGCTCGATCTTATTCAGTTTCAGCGTAACGAAGCGGGACGCCGCTTCGCCTGA
- the ndk gene encoding nucleoside-diphosphate kinase — protein MAIERTFSMIKPDATRRNLTGAITTKLEEAGLRVVASKRVWMSTREAEGFYAVHKERPFFGELVESMSSGPTVVQVLEGENAILKNREIMGATNPANADAGTIRKEFALSIGENSVHGSDAPETAAEEIAYWFSGTEIVG, from the coding sequence ATGGCAATCGAACGTACTTTCTCCATGATCAAGCCTGACGCAACTCGCCGCAACCTGACCGGCGCGATCACCACCAAGCTTGAAGAAGCTGGTCTGCGTGTTGTTGCTTCCAAGCGCGTTTGGATGAGCACCCGTGAAGCTGAAGGCTTCTACGCTGTCCACAAAGAACGTCCTTTCTTTGGTGAACTGGTTGAATCCATGTCGTCCGGCCCAACAGTCGTTCAGGTTCTCGAAGGCGAAAACGCCATTCTCAAGAATCGTGAAATCATGGGCGCAACCAACCCTGCAAACGCAGACGCTGGTACCATCCGCAAGGAATTTGCTCTGTCGATTGGCGAAAACTCGGTTCACGGTTCGGACGCTCCTGAAACCGCTGCTGAAGAAATTGCTTACTGGTTCTCCGGCACCGAAATCGTCGGCTAA
- a CDS encoding META domain-containing protein, whose amino-acid sequence MLKGLTKTLSIVAALTAGLGAFGAAAMFVTTSMPTASVAAEKTISGKVMYRERIALPPEAHLIVQLTDVSLADAPSKIIAETTVNTLQGVPIPFAISFDTDEIEPSHNYALQARIVAGDTLWFVNDERYSIDPKKPDDSIEIKVVMVRKSSDESTAIGIEGKDWLAEDIQGGGVVDTAQTTLLVDSDGTVSGSGGCNRFMSKATISGSKISFAEIGSTYMQCPPALMNQERKFLDILEKTRSYKMDAGKLVLIDEGGDELARLAQSL is encoded by the coding sequence ATGCTAAAAGGACTGACGAAAACTCTTTCAATCGTGGCAGCACTTACTGCTGGACTGGGTGCATTCGGTGCAGCGGCCATGTTTGTGACAACCTCCATGCCAACGGCAAGTGTTGCTGCTGAAAAGACAATCAGTGGCAAAGTGATGTATCGTGAGCGCATTGCACTTCCTCCGGAAGCACACCTGATCGTGCAGCTCACAGATGTTTCCCTTGCTGATGCACCGTCAAAGATTATTGCTGAAACAACGGTTAATACATTGCAGGGCGTACCCATCCCTTTCGCAATTAGCTTCGACACTGACGAGATTGAACCAAGCCATAATTACGCTTTGCAGGCGCGCATCGTCGCCGGTGATACATTATGGTTTGTGAATGATGAGCGCTATTCGATTGACCCGAAGAAGCCCGACGATTCCATTGAGATTAAAGTTGTAATGGTTCGCAAAAGCTCGGATGAATCAACCGCCATTGGGATTGAAGGCAAAGACTGGCTCGCTGAAGACATACAAGGTGGTGGAGTCGTAGATACTGCGCAAACCACACTCCTTGTCGACTCGGATGGCACTGTGAGCGGTTCAGGCGGATGCAACCGCTTTATGAGTAAGGCGACAATCTCAGGCAGCAAAATCTCCTTTGCCGAAATCGGCTCCACTTATATGCAATGCCCGCCTGCCCTCATGAATCAGGAGCGCAAGTTCCTAGATATACTCGAAAAGACACGTTCGTATAAAATGGATGCTGGAAAACTCGTCCTGATTGATGAAGGCGGCGACGAATTAGCAAGGCTTGCTCAAAGCCTTTAA
- a CDS encoding molybdenum cofactor biosynthesis protein MoaE, which produces MTKSNDCYLCIRVQSTDFDLTEEIRKLGEGRKDIGAIVSFTGLCRDEGGTLSALELEHYPGMAETAIQSIADEAIKRWPLSGVSIIHRYGLIKPGENIVLAVTASSHRQAAFEAASFLMDFMKTDAPFWKREHLLDGNKGNWVESKVADDHSRERWQKR; this is translated from the coding sequence ATGACCAAAAGCAATGACTGCTATCTCTGCATTCGCGTACAGAGCACTGACTTCGATCTTACCGAGGAAATAAGGAAACTTGGCGAAGGTCGCAAGGACATCGGCGCGATTGTCAGCTTTACTGGTCTTTGTCGCGATGAAGGTGGCACGCTTTCTGCGCTTGAACTTGAACATTATCCAGGCATGGCTGAAACTGCAATTCAAAGCATTGCTGACGAAGCGATCAAACGGTGGCCCTTGTCCGGCGTTTCGATCATTCATCGCTATGGGTTGATAAAACCGGGAGAAAATATCGTCCTTGCTGTAACCGCATCGTCTCATCGACAGGCCGCTTTTGAAGCAGCCTCCTTCCTTATGGACTTCATGAAGACTGATGCGCCGTTCTGGAAACGGGAACATTTACTCGACGGCAACAAGGGTAATTGGGTCGAATCAAAGGTGGCAGACGACCACAGCCGTGAGCGCTGGCAGAAGCGCTGA
- the moaD gene encoding molybdopterin converting factor subunit 1, which yields MHIKLVYFAWVREKIGKGEEVIELPHQTISVSDLIAHLKTLGEEYEAAFEHENVIRAAINQEHAEHDEIIRDGNEVGLFPPMTGG from the coding sequence ATGCACATAAAGCTCGTCTATTTTGCTTGGGTGCGTGAAAAAATCGGCAAGGGCGAGGAAGTTATTGAGCTTCCACACCAGACGATCAGCGTTAGCGACCTTATTGCTCATCTGAAAACGCTTGGCGAAGAATATGAAGCAGCATTCGAGCATGAAAACGTCATTCGTGCTGCGATCAACCAAGAACATGCCGAACATGATGAAATCATTCGAGATGGCAATGAGGTTGGGCTTTTTCCGCCTATGACAGGCGGATGA
- the pgsA gene encoding CDP-diacylglycerol--glycerol-3-phosphate 3-phosphatidyltransferase, with translation MRKNHTLSLPNILTYARIIAVPLVVLCFFVEGRLQSSDNSRWAALAIFAIASITDFFDGYLARIWQQTSTIGRMLDPIADKLLVSACLLLLAADGTIAGWTLWAAIIILCREILVSGLREYLAELKVSVPVSKLAKWKTTAQMVALAFLLAGPAGEKILPFTTEIGIILLWISAILTLYTGWDYFRAGLKHVMD, from the coding sequence ATGCGGAAAAATCACACTCTCTCCCTACCAAACATACTGACTTACGCTCGGATTATTGCCGTGCCGCTTGTCGTTTTATGTTTCTTCGTAGAGGGACGACTTCAATCGAGTGATAATTCGCGTTGGGCCGCACTGGCAATTTTTGCAATTGCCAGCATTACAGACTTTTTCGATGGCTATCTCGCACGTATCTGGCAACAGACGTCAACGATTGGCCGTATGCTTGATCCGATTGCCGATAAGCTTCTGGTATCGGCCTGCCTTCTGTTGCTGGCAGCTGATGGCACCATCGCTGGATGGACGCTGTGGGCCGCGATTATCATTCTTTGCCGCGAAATTCTTGTGTCTGGCTTGCGCGAATATCTTGCTGAACTCAAAGTCAGTGTTCCAGTGTCAAAATTAGCAAAGTGGAAAACCACTGCGCAGATGGTTGCTTTGGCGTTCCTGCTCGCTGGTCCTGCCGGCGAGAAAATCCTGCCCTTCACTACAGAAATCGGCATTATTCTGCTCTGGATTTCGGCGATTCTAACGCTTTACACCGGCTGGGATTACTTCCGCGCTGGCCTCAAGCACGTCATGGACTAA
- the uvrC gene encoding excinuclease ABC subunit UvrC, protein MTTPRKFNDDASSHLLSDSEQDVADIVMDDADIDDDDSLDETPAVASVADSIQWDSSDGLPDTTGLSGADIISAFVKHLPNNPGVYRMFNSAGDVLYVGKARSLKKRVSNYARGVGHSNRITRMIGETVTMEFVVTRTETEALLLEANLIKRLRPRFNVLLRDDKSFPYILLTGGHRAPGIFKHRGARTRKGEFFGPFASGGAVTRTINALQRAFLLRTCTDSVFETRTRPCLLYQIKRCSGPCTHEVSDEDYAELVDEAKAFLSGKSQKVKDHLAAAMQAASADLDFEHAAVYRDRLAALSHVQSHQGINPQTVEEADVFAIYQDGGMTCIQVFFFRTGQNWGNRAYFPKADSSLSAAEVLGAFLSQFYDDKPCPKLILLSESIEDQELLGEALSSRAGYRVHVNVPQRGEKKELTDHALTNAREALGRRLAETSSQTRLLKGLAEAFELPTVPRRIEVYDNSHIMGTNAVGGMIVAGPEGFVKNQYRKFNIKSTDITPGDDFGMMREVIERRFSRLVKEHGEPEPVSDVESNDAFPAWPDLILIDGGQGQVGTVRQILSELGIGHLVTAIGIAKGVDREAGRERFFIEGKPPFTLPPRDPVLYFIQRMRDEAHRFAIGTHRAKRKKDFVANPLDEISGIGPSRKRALLHHFGTAKAVSRAAVEDLMQIEGISEAMAKTIHDHFHDR, encoded by the coding sequence ATGACCACACCACGCAAATTCAATGATGATGCTTCTTCGCACCTGCTTTCTGATAGTGAGCAGGATGTGGCAGATATTGTCATGGATGATGCGGATATCGACGATGATGATTCTTTAGATGAGACGCCCGCTGTCGCTTCAGTTGCTGATTCTATTCAATGGGATTCATCGGACGGTTTACCGGATACGACAGGTCTGAGTGGCGCAGACATTATCAGCGCTTTCGTTAAGCACCTGCCGAATAATCCAGGCGTTTATCGCATGTTCAACAGCGCGGGCGACGTGCTTTATGTCGGCAAAGCCCGCAGCCTGAAAAAACGCGTTTCAAATTATGCCCGCGGTGTCGGGCATTCCAACCGCATTACCCGCATGATCGGCGAAACCGTGACAATGGAGTTTGTCGTCACGCGAACTGAAACAGAAGCGCTGCTTCTTGAAGCGAATCTCATCAAGCGTTTGCGGCCGCGCTTTAATGTTTTGCTCCGTGATGACAAATCGTTTCCTTACATCTTGCTGACTGGCGGCCACCGTGCACCGGGCATTTTTAAGCATCGTGGCGCACGCACACGCAAAGGTGAGTTTTTCGGACCATTTGCATCTGGCGGAGCTGTCACACGAACCATTAACGCGCTTCAGCGCGCCTTTTTGTTGCGCACTTGTACAGATTCGGTTTTTGAAACCCGCACCCGCCCCTGCTTGCTTTATCAAATCAAACGTTGCTCTGGTCCATGTACGCATGAGGTCAGCGACGAGGACTATGCTGAGTTGGTCGATGAAGCGAAGGCCTTTCTTTCTGGTAAGAGCCAGAAGGTGAAAGACCACCTCGCCGCAGCAATGCAAGCAGCATCGGCCGATCTCGATTTCGAACATGCGGCTGTTTATCGGGATCGTCTTGCCGCACTCTCGCATGTTCAGTCACATCAGGGTATCAATCCCCAAACCGTTGAGGAAGCGGACGTCTTTGCCATTTATCAGGATGGTGGCATGACATGCATTCAGGTCTTCTTCTTTCGTACGGGCCAGAACTGGGGCAATCGCGCTTATTTTCCAAAGGCCGACAGTTCGCTTAGCGCTGCCGAAGTGCTTGGTGCGTTCCTGTCCCAGTTTTACGATGACAAACCTTGTCCAAAACTCATTCTTCTATCGGAAAGCATCGAAGATCAGGAGTTGCTCGGAGAAGCGCTTTCATCGCGGGCGGGCTACCGTGTGCATGTCAACGTTCCGCAGCGCGGCGAGAAGAAAGAGCTCACTGATCATGCTTTGACGAACGCGCGCGAAGCGCTTGGCCGTCGTTTGGCGGAAACATCCTCGCAAACACGCTTGCTCAAGGGGCTCGCCGAAGCTTTCGAATTGCCAACAGTTCCACGTCGCATCGAAGTTTATGATAACTCGCATATCATGGGCACCAATGCCGTGGGCGGAATGATCGTGGCTGGGCCGGAAGGCTTTGTCAAAAATCAGTATCGCAAGTTCAATATCAAATCGACAGACATTACGCCCGGCGATGACTTTGGCATGATGCGAGAAGTGATTGAGCGGCGTTTTTCGAGACTGGTCAAGGAGCATGGCGAACCAGAGCCTGTAAGCGATGTCGAAAGCAACGATGCTTTCCCAGCATGGCCTGACCTCATTCTGATTGATGGTGGTCAAGGACAAGTCGGTACTGTCAGGCAGATTTTAAGCGAACTCGGCATCGGCCACCTTGTTACGGCCATCGGCATTGCAAAAGGCGTGGACCGTGAAGCTGGGCGCGAGCGTTTCTTCATTGAAGGTAAGCCGCCATTCACATTGCCGCCGCGTGACCCCGTGCTCTACTTCATCCAGCGCATGCGTGACGAAGCACACCGATTTGCAATCGGTACGCATCGTGCAAAGCGAAAGAAGGATTTTGTGGCCAATCCGCTTGATGAGATTTCGGGAATCGGTCCGTCGCGCAAGCGCGCGTTGCTTCATCATTTTGGGACTGCAAAAGCGGTATCCCGAGCTGCCGTTGAAGACCTCATGCAGATTGAAGGTATTTCAGAGGCTATGGCAAAGACCATTCACGATCATTTTCATGATCGATGA
- a CDS encoding SDR family oxidoreductase yields MNHDKEVFTLLETPQTISLANCPVLVTGGARRIGKAIVHDLAAHGFPVAIHCNRSVKDGEQLAGEILANGGKACVVTADLANEDDVRGLVQQASTQLGPIRLLVNNASLFEDDRVGSLDISLWDRHFAIHLKTPVMLAEEMAKALPENLDGLVINVIDQRVWKLNPQFFSYTLSKAALWNATKTLAQALAPRIRVNAIAPGPTLPSERQNVEDFELQVSRLPLQRAPDLSEFGRTIRYFWENRSVTGQMIALDGGQHLAWETPDIAGIKE; encoded by the coding sequence ATGAATCACGATAAGGAAGTGTTTACCCTGTTGGAAACTCCGCAAACCATTTCGCTTGCAAATTGCCCTGTTCTTGTGACCGGCGGTGCGCGACGCATCGGCAAAGCGATCGTTCATGATTTAGCAGCGCATGGCTTTCCAGTGGCGATTCACTGTAATCGCTCGGTTAAAGACGGCGAACAACTTGCAGGGGAGATTCTGGCGAATGGCGGAAAAGCCTGTGTTGTGACTGCTGATCTCGCGAACGAAGATGACGTGCGCGGATTGGTGCAACAGGCATCAACACAGCTTGGACCGATTCGTCTGCTTGTTAATAACGCGTCACTCTTTGAAGACGACCGTGTTGGCAGTCTTGATATTTCATTGTGGGATCGCCACTTTGCTATTCATCTTAAAACGCCGGTTATGCTTGCCGAGGAAATGGCAAAAGCGCTACCGGAGAATCTGGATGGGCTTGTGATCAACGTGATCGACCAGCGCGTTTGGAAGCTCAATCCGCAGTTTTTCTCTTACACGCTTTCAAAGGCTGCGCTTTGGAATGCTACAAAAACACTCGCACAGGCGCTTGCACCGCGTATCCGTGTCAATGCTATTGCCCCCGGCCCCACTTTGCCGAGTGAACGCCAAAATGTGGAAGACTTTGAATTACAGGTCAGCCGTTTACCGCTGCAACGTGCACCCGACCTGTCGGAATTTGGACGCACTATTCGCTATTTCTGGGAAAACCGCTCCGTAACAGGCCAGATGATCGCACTTGATGGCGGCCAGCATCTGGCATGGGAGACGCCGGACATAGCAGGAATTAAAGAATGA
- the omp25 gene encoding outer membrane protein Omp25, with translation MRTLKSLVIASAALLPFSATAFAADAIMEQPPVPAPVEVAPQASWAGGYTGLYLGYGWNKSKNEVPGGNITVKPDDWKGGAYAGWNFQQDQFVYGVEGDAGYSAAKKSRDGLQVKQGFEGSLRGRLGYDMNPVLPYITAGVAGSQVKLSGNNDDESKFRVGWTAGVGMEAKLTENILGRVEYRYTQFGNKNYDLGGTTVRDKLDTQDIRVGIGYKF, from the coding sequence ATGCGCACTCTTAAGTCTCTCGTAATCGCCTCGGCTGCGCTGCTGCCGTTCTCTGCAACTGCTTTCGCAGCTGACGCAATCATGGAACAGCCTCCTGTTCCTGCTCCAGTTGAAGTTGCTCCTCAGGCAAGCTGGGCTGGTGGTTACACCGGTCTGTACCTCGGCTACGGCTGGAACAAGTCGAAGAACGAAGTTCCTGGCGGCAACATCACTGTTAAGCCTGACGACTGGAAGGGTGGCGCTTACGCAGGCTGGAACTTCCAGCAGGACCAGTTCGTATACGGTGTTGAAGGCGATGCAGGTTACTCGGCAGCTAAAAAATCCCGTGATGGTCTTCAGGTTAAGCAGGGCTTTGAAGGCTCGCTCCGTGGCCGTCTTGGTTATGACATGAACCCAGTTCTGCCATACATCACCGCAGGTGTTGCTGGTTCGCAGGTTAAGCTTTCGGGCAATAACGATGACGAAAGCAAGTTCCGCGTTGGTTGGACTGCAGGCGTTGGTATGGAAGCTAAGCTGACCGAAAACATTCTTGGTCGCGTAGAATACCGCTACACCCAGTTTGGCAACAAGAACTACGATCTTGGTGGTACGACTGTTCGTGACAAGCTGGACACGCAGGACATCCGCGTCGGTATCGGCTACAAGTTCTAA
- a CDS encoding glutathione S-transferase, producing MTQILYSPASPYSAKVRMAATYADIPFESVVVTTSAEPENLVNANPLGKIPTLITDDGKSVFDSRAIMQYLNRVSGNKIFPRNAEKRTDAERYEAIADGLADVLLAHVYERRARPEEKVHQPWLGLQWRKAERTLDLLNEAPPRLAGKLHGGHLAVAATLSYLTLRFGDKWERGRPKLKRWMKRFDELHPELVKLLPQG from the coding sequence ATGACCCAGATCCTTTATTCGCCGGCCTCACCCTACAGCGCCAAGGTACGCATGGCAGCGACTTATGCTGACATTCCATTTGAAAGCGTGGTCGTGACCACCTCGGCTGAGCCAGAGAATCTGGTCAATGCCAATCCGCTCGGCAAAATACCAACCTTAATTACCGATGATGGTAAATCGGTTTTCGACAGCCGTGCGATCATGCAGTATCTCAATCGTGTTTCCGGAAATAAGATTTTTCCGCGCAATGCTGAAAAGCGCACTGACGCGGAGCGCTATGAAGCAATCGCTGATGGTCTGGCTGATGTTTTGCTGGCCCATGTTTATGAGCGTCGCGCGCGCCCTGAAGAAAAAGTGCACCAGCCATGGCTTGGCCTGCAATGGCGCAAGGCAGAACGGACGCTGGACCTTCTGAATGAAGCTCCGCCACGTCTTGCTGGCAAGCTTCACGGCGGCCATCTGGCCGTAGCTGCAACGCTTAGCTATCTCACTCTACGCTTTGGAGATAAGTGGGAGCGCGGTCGCCCAAAGCTCAAGCGGTGGATGAAGCGATTCGACGAACTACATCCAGAATTGGTCAAGCTTTTACCGCAAGGCTAA
- a CDS encoding ribonuclease T2 family protein, which produces MLRKLAVTSAAILTASFAVLPTMAQDRGDIRPGNFDFYVLSLSWSPSYCALEGPRANKQQCSSSRPYGFVVHGLWPQNEWGYPANCQFDNARSRGSFVPRPIISSVSDIMPSTGLVAHQWRKHGSCSGLSQNDYFATVRQGYERVNIPPSLRNLTSSRRVDPMLVEKAFVTANPGMKPDGISVSCKRNYLQEVRICMTKDLKFRACEQINANACRSRSVMLPATR; this is translated from the coding sequence GGCGCAAGATCGGGGCGATATCCGCCCCGGCAATTTCGATTTCTATGTGTTGTCGCTGTCATGGTCACCAAGCTATTGTGCTTTAGAAGGACCGCGCGCGAACAAACAGCAATGTAGCTCATCCCGGCCCTATGGCTTCGTTGTTCATGGTCTTTGGCCACAAAATGAATGGGGTTATCCCGCTAATTGCCAGTTTGACAATGCACGCAGCCGAGGCAGCTTTGTCCCTCGTCCAATCATCTCAAGCGTTTCCGACATTATGCCGTCAACCGGTTTGGTCGCGCACCAATGGCGCAAACATGGAAGCTGCTCTGGCCTGTCCCAAAACGATTATTTCGCAACAGTTCGTCAGGGCTATGAGCGCGTAAATATTCCGCCAAGCCTGCGTAATCTGACTTCCAGCAGACGAGTCGATCCGATGCTGGTAGAAAAAGCATTTGTTACAGCCAATCCCGGAATGAAGCCGGACGGCATATCTGTTTCCTGCAAGCGCAACTATCTTCAGGAAGTTCGAATCTGCATGACAAAGGATCTCAAATTCCGCGCGTGTGAGCAGATAAATGCGAATGCGTGCCGCAGCCGTTCGGTTATGCTGCCAGCAACAAGATAA